One segment of Shewanella piezotolerans WP3 DNA contains the following:
- a CDS encoding NAD-dependent epimerase/dehydratase family protein: protein MTKYQEVQTDLLAASKTWLVTGVAGFIGSNLLEKLLKLNQTVVGLDNFATGHQHNLDEVKSLVTTEQWQRFMFIQGDIRNLDDCKKAVTGVDYVLHQAALGSVPRSINDPITTNEVNISGFLNMLVASRDEQVKSFTYAASSSTYGDHPALPKVEENIGNPLSPYAVTKYVNELYAGVYARTYGFKTIGLRYFNVFGQRQDPNGAYAAVIPKWTAAMIEGEDIFINGDGETSRDFCYIGNTVQMNILAATASSELKDKIYNVAVGDRTSLNQLVQAIKVELIKNGIEIKGNLIYRAFRDGDVRHSQADINKACTNLGYEPKFDIFSGLNNVMSWYINFLRKG from the coding sequence ATGACAAAGTACCAAGAAGTACAAACTGATTTATTGGCTGCCTCTAAGACATGGCTTGTTACGGGGGTAGCAGGCTTTATCGGCTCAAACCTGCTAGAAAAACTGCTAAAACTTAACCAAACCGTAGTAGGTTTAGATAACTTCGCCACTGGCCATCAGCATAACCTCGATGAAGTTAAAAGCTTAGTAACAACAGAGCAATGGCAAAGGTTTATGTTCATCCAAGGAGATATTCGTAATCTAGATGATTGTAAAAAAGCAGTTACAGGTGTTGATTACGTATTACATCAAGCTGCATTGGGCTCAGTACCACGTTCTATAAATGACCCTATTACTACAAATGAAGTCAATATCTCGGGCTTTTTAAATATGCTTGTCGCATCGCGTGATGAACAGGTTAAAAGTTTTACCTATGCGGCTTCAAGTTCAACATATGGTGATCATCCAGCGCTACCCAAAGTAGAAGAAAATATTGGAAACCCATTATCACCTTATGCAGTGACTAAATATGTAAACGAGCTTTATGCTGGCGTATATGCACGTACATATGGTTTTAAGACCATTGGCCTTCGTTATTTTAATGTGTTCGGTCAGCGACAAGACCCTAATGGTGCTTATGCTGCAGTTATTCCCAAATGGACTGCAGCAATGATTGAAGGCGAAGATATATTTATTAATGGTGATGGTGAGACTAGCCGAGATTTTTGTTATATTGGCAATACTGTTCAAATGAATATACTTGCAGCTACAGCTTCAAGTGAATTAAAAGATAAAATTTATAATGTAGCGGTAGGAGATAGAACAAGTTTAAATCAACTTGTGCAAGCTATAAAAGTGGAGTTAATCAAAAATGGTATAGAAATAAAAGGAAATTTGATTTACAGAGCTTTTAGAGACGGAGATGTTCGTCATTCTCAGGCTGATATCAATAAGGCTTGTACAAACCTCGGGTATGAACCAAAATTTGATATATTTAGCGGGCTAAATAATGTAATGTCTTGGTATATTAATTTTCTGCGTAAAGGCTAA
- a CDS encoding lipopolysaccharide biosynthesis protein, whose product MAQMGYVFYSQTLILFGSLILTFGRDKLIMKVVGEEPSSIYLKEFFNKNIVKIKLSFCILLFVSVLLFASLFLNYSSYQVIDIISISILIFSLLFSSTNLAMSGFFKGIKKPLMSCFMEPGFTLAISCVFLYLITALSGGGAFSALSGDGAYPMLIVVLVYFISLIITNYFGARFCAARFGKSKTKYLNDSTLEGRYIQSSKDFFLIAITTYIFSISTTLIAPLNLSMADLALFKVCMQITITVSFVLIVINTIIPPFISENFFSNNVVLLKKIVRVSSFLSLIFSLPLVLLIIIFPEKILLLFGADFVVASGFLIFLCLGQLINVCCGPVFLLLTLTDNQRNVKGLLLVVNTCCLVLFYFFTKFWGLHGAVLAQLITTIVQNVSGLILCRIKLGFYIYPTFDLNVIKGLR is encoded by the coding sequence ATGGCGCAAATGGGATATGTTTTTTATTCGCAAACCCTAATTTTATTTGGCTCCTTAATTCTTACTTTTGGAAGAGACAAGTTAATAATGAAAGTTGTAGGGGAGGAGCCATCTAGTATTTATTTAAAGGAATTTTTTAATAAAAACATTGTGAAAATTAAACTGTCATTTTGTATTCTTCTTTTTGTAAGCGTTTTGTTGTTTGCCTCTTTATTTTTAAATTATTCTAGCTATCAAGTGATAGATATCATCTCTATTAGTATTTTGATTTTTAGTTTACTCTTTAGTTCTACTAATTTAGCTATGTCAGGCTTTTTTAAAGGAATTAAAAAACCTTTGATGTCATGTTTTATGGAACCGGGTTTTACATTGGCAATATCTTGTGTTTTTTTGTATTTAATCACTGCGTTATCAGGGGGGGGGGCATTCAGTGCGTTATCAGGGGATGGGGCATATCCAATGTTAATCGTTGTTCTGGTATATTTCATTAGTCTGATTATTACTAATTATTTTGGTGCTCGTTTTTGTGCTGCCAGGTTCGGTAAAAGTAAAACTAAATATTTAAATGACTCAACGTTGGAAGGTAGATATATACAAAGTTCAAAAGACTTTTTTTTGATCGCTATCACTACGTATATATTCTCTATTAGCACTACATTAATTGCTCCTTTGAATTTATCAATGGCTGATCTGGCATTATTCAAAGTTTGTATGCAAATAACTATTACAGTAAGCTTTGTTTTAATTGTTATTAATACCATTATCCCACCGTTTATATCTGAAAATTTTTTTAGTAATAATGTAGTTTTGTTAAAAAAAATAGTCAGAGTCTCCTCTTTTTTGTCCTTAATCTTTTCTCTTCCATTAGTTTTGTTGATTATTATATTCCCGGAGAAAATATTATTGTTATTTGGAGCTGACTTTGTCGTCGCATCAGGTTTTTTGATTTTTCTTTGCTTAGGACAATTAATAAATGTTTGCTGTGGGCCTGTCTTCTTATTGCTGACGCTGACGGATAATCAACGGAATGTAAAGGGTTTGTTATTGGTTGTGAATACGTGCTGCCTTGTCTTATTTTATTTCTTCACAAAATTTTGGGGCTTGCATGGGGCTGTCTTAGCACAACTTATAACAACGATCGTCCAGAATGTTTCTGGCTTAATATTATGTAGGATTAAGCTTGGGTTTTATATTTATCCTACTTTTGATCTAAATGTTATAAAAGGTTTAAGATGA
- a CDS encoding glycosyltransferase family 4 protein has translation MSSQKKIVVVGAKPRSLINFRGELLKKMVFKYDVVALASGATLTEIKNIESLGTRYFDLDINRNGLNVFQDFKTFWQLLSLFKHEKPDVILAYTIKPIIWGGLASRLIPECRFYALVTGLGFAFQKGNRLKNILVRLVAFLYTKALKKSEKVIFQNLDNRQVFIDLGIINEEKAFVVNGSGVDLSHFSKEPLTSIPKFLLIARLLGDKGIKEYIAAANIVRLKYPKAIFQLLGAEDASPDGISLQEFEYLNSKKVIDYLGSTDDVRPFLKECNIFVLPSYHEGLPRTVLEAMAIGRPIITTNVPGCKETVVDGVNGFLVEKQNSAQLAVKMIWFIENFDKWNDMAHSSRIIAEEKFDVKKVNTELLKLMGLN, from the coding sequence ATGTCTAGTCAAAAGAAAATCGTAGTTGTTGGTGCTAAACCTCGTTCTTTAATTAATTTTAGGGGGGAGTTATTAAAAAAAATGGTTTTTAAATACGACGTTGTCGCATTAGCGTCTGGTGCTACATTAACTGAAATTAAAAATATTGAATCTCTTGGGACAAGGTACTTTGATCTAGATATCAACAGAAATGGGCTGAATGTTTTTCAAGATTTCAAAACCTTTTGGCAATTATTATCATTATTCAAACATGAAAAACCAGATGTCATTCTTGCCTATACAATTAAGCCTATAATCTGGGGAGGTCTAGCTTCTAGATTAATACCTGAATGTCGCTTTTATGCCTTGGTCACTGGACTTGGTTTCGCTTTTCAAAAAGGAAATAGACTTAAAAATATTTTGGTAAGATTAGTTGCTTTTTTGTATACAAAGGCGCTAAAAAAATCTGAGAAGGTTATTTTTCAGAACCTGGATAATCGTCAAGTTTTTATTGATTTAGGCATAATTAATGAGGAAAAGGCTTTTGTTGTAAATGGGTCCGGTGTTGACTTATCTCATTTTTCAAAAGAACCTCTTACTTCAATACCTAAATTTTTACTTATTGCACGTTTACTCGGTGATAAAGGTATTAAGGAGTATATAGCAGCTGCCAATATCGTTAGGCTCAAATATCCCAAAGCAATTTTCCAACTACTAGGCGCAGAAGATGCTTCACCAGATGGTATATCTCTTCAAGAGTTTGAGTATTTAAATTCGAAAAAAGTAATTGATTACCTTGGTTCGACCGATGATGTTCGACCATTCTTGAAAGAATGTAATATTTTTGTTTTACCTTCATATCATGAAGGCTTACCTAGAACAGTTCTGGAGGCTATGGCTATTGGCCGTCCAATAATTACGACAAATGTCCCAGGTTGCAAGGAGACAGTAGTTGATGGTGTTAATGGCTTTTTAGTTGAAAAACAAAATTCAGCCCAATTAGCTGTAAAAATGATTTGGTTTATTGAGAATTTTGATAAATGGAATGATATGGCTCATAGTAGTCGAATAATTGCTGAAGAAAAGTTTGATGTTAAGAAAGTTAATACTGAATTGTTAAAACTCATGGGTTTAAATTAA
- a CDS encoding sulfotransferase, which translates to MKRGSLLVKSCKLFQKLPLFIFRPFESFLIKKHKRKNLSNAVFLLALPRSGSTVTYQSLCHRLTFQYLSNIWILFYQLPLLGGLLSSLISLKHKSNFKSQHGLVSGVGGPAEGLDFWSYWFDFNLEDKDYTLGKPAHIDKRTSYINSVLFSLTNNSTPFLTAFLGHTLHPTEVCNHFPKASFIRLRRDPVSNALSLFNSMKKYSSDWISIVPKECLGVNYLSNHEKVAAQVYWLNRRLDDSTYAGNMFQLFYEDLCMNPKREIDKVHLWLKSKGIITTVKFDLPNNFKYKSIDYSKDRDAIKIKAALDLIEAKHGKLNGFN; encoded by the coding sequence ATGAAAAGAGGGAGTTTATTAGTCAAGTCATGTAAGCTTTTTCAAAAGTTACCTCTGTTTATTTTTAGGCCTTTTGAATCTTTTTTAATAAAAAAACATAAAAGAAAAAATCTTAGTAATGCTGTGTTTTTATTGGCTTTACCAAGAAGTGGTTCAACTGTAACTTATCAATCATTATGCCATAGGTTGACATTTCAGTACTTATCTAACATTTGGATTCTGTTTTATCAGTTACCACTACTAGGTGGTTTATTATCATCTTTAATATCTTTGAAGCATAAATCTAATTTCAAGTCTCAACATGGTCTAGTTTCTGGTGTGGGTGGGCCTGCAGAAGGTTTGGATTTTTGGAGTTATTGGTTTGATTTTAACTTAGAAGACAAGGACTATACATTAGGTAAGCCTGCTCATATTGATAAGCGAACTAGCTATATAAATTCAGTTTTATTTTCTTTGACTAATAATTCAACCCCATTTTTAACGGCTTTTCTTGGACATACATTACACCCCACAGAGGTTTGTAACCATTTTCCAAAGGCTTCATTTATAAGGTTGCGTAGAGATCCCGTTTCAAATGCCTTGTCTTTGTTCAACTCTATGAAAAAGTATAGTTCAGATTGGATATCTATAGTACCTAAGGAGTGCTTAGGTGTTAATTATCTATCTAATCATGAAAAAGTTGCTGCTCAGGTTTATTGGCTCAATCGTCGCTTAGATGATAGTACGTATGCTGGTAACATGTTTCAGCTTTTTTATGAAGATTTGTGTATGAACCCTAAACGAGAGATTGATAAAGTACATTTATGGCTAAAAAGTAAAGGTATAATAACAACTGTAAAATTTGATTTGCCAAATAATTTTAAGTATAAGTCTATTGATTATAGTAAAGATAGAGATGCAATCAAAATAAAAGCCGCTTTAGACCTTATTGAAGCGAAACATGGTAAACTCAATGGTTTTAATTGA
- a CDS encoding sugar transferase: MVLIDMVKLNGRQAFIKRSFDIIFSLLGLLFFGWLILLAWIIASLDTSSNGFFLQWRVGLNGKLFRVIKIKTMISVSGFDSSVTTSKDPRITKTGMFFRKTKVDELPQLWNVILGDMSFVGPRPDVPGFADKLADNQRGILSLRPGITGPATLKYRDEEELLAQRDNPEEFNKSVIWPDKVKINLSYIMTWSLSKDLIYIFRTVVK; the protein is encoded by the coding sequence ATGGTTTTAATTGATATGGTTAAATTAAATGGACGACAAGCATTTATCAAAAGAAGTTTTGATATTATATTTTCCTTGTTAGGCCTTTTATTTTTTGGTTGGTTAATCTTGTTAGCCTGGATTATTGCTAGTTTAGATACATCATCAAATGGATTTTTTTTACAATGGCGTGTAGGTTTAAATGGAAAACTATTCAGAGTAATAAAAATTAAAACCATGATATCAGTCTCTGGTTTCGATTCTTCGGTTACCACAAGCAAAGACCCTCGAATTACAAAAACAGGAATGTTCTTTAGAAAAACTAAAGTAGATGAGCTTCCTCAATTATGGAATGTTATTTTAGGCGATATGAGTTTCGTTGGGCCTAGACCAGATGTTCCCGGTTTTGCTGACAAATTAGCTGATAATCAGCGAGGTATTTTATCATTAAGACCAGGAATTACAGGGCCTGCAACTTTAAAATACCGTGATGAAGAAGAATTGTTGGCGCAAAGAGATAACCCCGAAGAGTTTAACAAAAGTGTAATTTGGCCTGATAAAGTAAAAATTAATTTGTCGTACATTATGACGTGGTCTTTAAGTAAAGATCTCATTTATATATTTAGAACGGTTGTCAAATAA
- a CDS encoding DegT/DnrJ/EryC1/StrS family aminotransferase — protein sequence MLNTKFSPWPSFTQEETEAVTHVLLSNKVNYWTGQECRKFEKEFAAWVGCDNAIALANGTLALDLALKALNVGVDDEVITTPRTFLASVSSIVTAGGIPVFADIDLNSQNITAESIEAVLTPQTKAVIVVHLAGMAADMDAIMALSAKHCFYVIEDCAQAHGAKYKGRSVGSIGHIGAWSFCQDKIMTTGGEGGMVATNDKALWSKMWSYKDHGKSFEAIYEREHPPGFRWLHESFGTNWRMTEMQAAIGRIQLTRMQDWSALRQANAASIDEAVAGSKLVRTVTVPDYIEHAEYKHYLFVNTQWLNDGWSRDRIVEEIVALGVPCFQGSCSEVYLEKAFDNTPWRPKERLKNAVELGETSLMFLVHPTLTAAEIKTMCDAINVVVTKAAKI from the coding sequence ATGCTGAATACAAAATTCTCTCCCTGGCCTTCTTTTACACAAGAAGAAACTGAGGCTGTTACTCATGTTTTACTCTCAAATAAAGTTAATTATTGGACTGGCCAAGAGTGCCGTAAATTCGAAAAAGAATTTGCGGCTTGGGTTGGTTGTGATAATGCAATTGCTTTAGCTAATGGTACTCTAGCTTTAGACCTTGCGTTGAAAGCGCTAAATGTCGGTGTTGATGATGAAGTTATTACTACTCCTCGTACATTTCTAGCCTCTGTCTCTTCAATTGTTACAGCAGGCGGAATACCAGTTTTTGCTGATATAGATTTAAATAGTCAAAATATTACAGCAGAATCAATTGAAGCTGTGTTAACGCCACAAACCAAAGCTGTAATTGTAGTGCACCTTGCGGGCATGGCTGCAGATATGGATGCGATTATGGCTTTGTCCGCTAAACATTGCTTTTATGTTATTGAAGATTGCGCTCAAGCTCACGGTGCAAAATATAAAGGTCGGAGTGTTGGCTCTATTGGCCATATCGGTGCTTGGAGTTTTTGTCAGGATAAAATCATGACTACAGGTGGCGAAGGTGGCATGGTAGCTACGAATGACAAAGCGCTCTGGTCAAAAATGTGGTCATATAAAGATCACGGTAAAAGCTTTGAAGCTATTTATGAACGCGAGCATCCACCAGGATTCCGTTGGTTACATGAATCATTTGGTACCAATTGGCGTATGACCGAAATGCAAGCCGCAATCGGTCGAATTCAGTTAACACGCATGCAAGATTGGAGTGCACTACGACAAGCTAATGCAGCATCAATTGACGAGGCTGTTGCTGGTAGCAAATTGGTTCGTACAGTTACTGTGCCCGATTACATTGAACATGCAGAGTATAAGCATTATCTGTTTGTTAATACGCAGTGGTTGAATGATGGTTGGAGTCGAGATCGAATTGTAGAGGAAATAGTAGCGCTTGGTGTTCCTTGTTTTCAGGGAAGTTGCTCGGAGGTCTACCTAGAGAAAGCGTTTGATAACACTCCATGGCGCCCTAAAGAGCGCTTAAAAAATGCAGTTGAGTTAGGTGAGACGTCTTTAATGTTTTTGGTTCACCCAACTTTAACTGCGGCAGAAATTAAAACAATGTGTGATGCGATTAACGTTGTTGTCACCAAAGCAGCAAAAATTTAA
- the cysD gene encoding sulfate adenylyltransferase subunit CysD, with amino-acid sequence MENSKLTHLRALEAESMHIMREVAAEFNNPVMLYSVGKDSSVLLHLARKAFYPGKIPFPLMHVDTNWKFKEMIGFRDQMAKKHGFDLIVHKNPRGLEMNISPFTHGSAKHTDIMKTEGLKQALDMHGFDAAFGGARRDEEKSRAKERVYSFRDNKHRWDPKNQRPELWNIYNGKVDKGESIRVFPLSNWTELDIWQYIYLEGIEIPSLYLSKKRPVVERDGTLIMVDDERMELEAGEVAEEKMVRFRTLGCYPLTGAVESEAETLPEIIQEMLLCTTSERQGRVIDNDSAGSMEKKKIEGYF; translated from the coding sequence ATGGAAAATAGTAAACTCACTCATTTACGAGCTCTAGAAGCTGAGTCAATGCATATTATGCGTGAAGTAGCTGCTGAGTTTAACAACCCTGTAATGCTTTATTCTGTGGGTAAAGACTCCTCAGTGTTGTTGCATTTGGCGCGTAAGGCATTCTACCCAGGTAAAATTCCGTTCCCTTTGATGCATGTTGACACCAACTGGAAATTCAAGGAAATGATAGGTTTTCGTGATCAAATGGCCAAAAAACATGGCTTTGATTTGATCGTGCATAAAAACCCGCGCGGATTAGAGATGAATATTAGTCCGTTTACTCATGGCAGTGCTAAACATACCGACATCATGAAAACCGAGGGGCTTAAACAGGCACTGGACATGCATGGTTTTGATGCCGCCTTTGGTGGTGCGCGACGTGATGAAGAGAAATCTCGCGCTAAAGAGCGCGTTTACTCTTTCCGCGACAATAAGCACCGTTGGGACCCTAAAAACCAACGTCCTGAGCTTTGGAATATCTATAATGGCAAAGTCGACAAAGGCGAGAGTATTCGCGTATTTCCACTGTCTAATTGGACCGAGCTGGATATTTGGCAGTATATCTATTTAGAAGGCATTGAAATTCCATCGCTGTACTTGTCTAAGAAACGTCCAGTGGTTGAACGCGATGGTACTTTGATCATGGTAGATGACGAACGCATGGAGCTGGAAGCAGGCGAAGTGGCTGAAGAGAAAATGGTGCGTTTTAGAACATTAGGTTGCTATCCACTAACTGGAGCCGTGGAGTCGGAAGCGGAAACACTACCAGAGATTATCCAGGAGATGTTGCTGTGTACCACTTCAGAGCGGCAAGGGCGCGTTATTGACAATGACTCTGCTGGCTCAATGGAAAAGAAAAAAATTGAAGGTTATTTCTAA
- the cysN gene encoding sulfate adenylyltransferase subunit CysN, with product MSSANLIASDIEAYLKVHENKDMLRVLTCGSVDDGKSTLIGRLLFDSKMIFEDQMAAIEKDSKRFNTTDEAFDLALLVDGLQSEREQGITIDVAYRYFATEQRKFIIADTPGHEQYTRNMATGASTCDLAIILIDARHGVQVQTRRHSFICSKLGIKHVVIAINKMDAVDYDQNVYQKIKQEYREFATDLAFEDVRFVPISALKGDNVVNESEAMNWYPGSTLLKLLNTVSVDKDRSSAFRFQVQYVNRPNLDFRGFCGTIASGDIRVGDTVVALPSGKESKVKSIVTFDGELQKASAGMAITLTLADEIDVSRGDMLVRPHEQPSSSSHFSADIVWMTEESLCLDREYVIKVGSKSVYGYVDAINYKVDVNTLQQQEASQFALNEIGNCHFAVTEPVQFDAYNDNRSTGAFIVIDRLTNVTVGAGMICNVLDGAKVKAHQYSEFEVEMNALVRKHFPHWGAKKIV from the coding sequence ATGTCCAGCGCTAATTTAATTGCTTCTGATATTGAAGCTTATTTAAAAGTTCATGAAAACAAAGATATGCTTCGAGTGCTTACTTGTGGCAGTGTCGATGACGGTAAATCTACTCTAATTGGTCGCCTGTTATTTGATAGCAAAATGATTTTTGAAGATCAAATGGCAGCGATTGAAAAGGATTCTAAACGTTTTAATACCACTGACGAAGCTTTTGATCTTGCTTTGTTGGTTGATGGTTTGCAGTCAGAGCGTGAGCAGGGGATCACCATTGACGTGGCATACCGTTATTTTGCCACCGAGCAGCGCAAGTTTATTATCGCTGACACTCCAGGCCACGAGCAATACACTCGTAACATGGCTACTGGCGCATCGACTTGTGATTTAGCGATTATTTTGATTGATGCTCGCCACGGGGTACAAGTTCAGACGCGTCGTCACAGCTTTATCTGTTCCAAGCTTGGCATTAAGCACGTGGTTATAGCTATTAATAAGATGGATGCGGTGGATTATGACCAAAACGTGTATCAGAAAATTAAACAGGAATACCGTGAGTTTGCTACGGACTTAGCCTTTGAAGACGTTCGTTTTGTGCCTATTTCGGCGCTAAAGGGCGATAACGTTGTGAATGAAAGTGAAGCGATGAACTGGTATCCCGGTTCGACCTTACTTAAATTGTTGAATACGGTTTCAGTTGATAAAGACCGCAGCAGCGCATTTCGTTTTCAGGTGCAATATGTTAACCGTCCTAACTTAGATTTTCGTGGTTTTTGCGGCACCATTGCATCCGGTGATATCCGCGTCGGCGATACCGTTGTTGCCTTGCCGTCAGGTAAAGAGAGCAAGGTTAAATCGATAGTGACCTTTGATGGTGAATTACAAAAAGCCAGTGCTGGTATGGCCATTACGCTGACTCTGGCTGATGAAATCGATGTGAGTCGCGGCGATATGTTAGTAAGGCCTCATGAGCAGCCTAGTTCGTCTTCGCATTTTTCTGCTGACATTGTATGGATGACAGAAGAGTCACTTTGTTTAGATCGTGAATATGTCATCAAAGTTGGTAGTAAGTCTGTTTACGGTTATGTAGATGCGATTAACTATAAAGTTGATGTTAATACTTTGCAGCAGCAAGAAGCTTCGCAATTTGCACTCAATGAAATCGGTAATTGTCATTTTGCAGTGACCGAGCCGGTGCAGTTTGATGCATATAATGACAACCGCAGTACGGGTGCATTTATTGTTATCGACCGCCTAACGAACGTAACTGTTGGTGCAGGGATGATTTGTAACGTTCTCGATGGAGCGAAGGTTAAGGCACATCAGTATTCAGAGTTTGAAGTTGAGATGAATGCTTTGGTGCGCAAACACTTCCCACATTGGGGCGCGAAGAAAATCGTTTAG
- a CDS encoding SLC13 family permease, producing the protein MSLDAYLTLGLFIATIGCLIRYQTRTVPIFGGVLLLLVAFNLVSQQQLLSSIANPGLITLILLVFCSFALEKTRLLKILASKVIVQSYRSTWLRLFGVTAICSAVLNNTAVVATLLSPVRNNPHHVASKLLLPLSYAAILGGSLTLIGTSTNLIVNSLFIDTVGYSLGFFSFTAIGLMLVVGCGLVLFVCSRWLPHIETDQRSTAEYFIDAEIVEGSELIGRSVEQNGLRHLESLFLIEVVRKRNLISPVAPSEVLQLGDRLIFSGDITKVLQLSQFSGLALFSEQNGLLSSNLSEVVVRPESVLVGKTLKAAGFRALFDAAVVAIRRDGANLSGKLGEVTLCAGDFLVLAVGEDFKNRRNIAKNFIFISGVEPESRINGAKSWLSIGGFIATVALSAVGLIGLLEGMLLFLGVLVFSKCVTVNELMRRFPTGIWLIVSSAILLSHALVNSGVVEQLTTWLNAGVDKDHVYLGLIIIYIATWLMTELVTNNAAAALMFPVAYSVALGFGVDILPFVMTVAFAASGSFISPYGYQTNLMVFSAGQYKLSHFVQLGLPVSITYALIVLTMVPIFFPF; encoded by the coding sequence ATGTCGCTTGATGCCTATCTAACCCTTGGTTTGTTTATCGCCACAATCGGTTGTTTGATCCGCTATCAAACTCGTACCGTACCTATTTTTGGTGGCGTGCTGTTGCTGTTGGTGGCATTTAATTTAGTGTCCCAGCAACAATTATTGTCGAGCATTGCAAACCCTGGGCTGATCACACTTATCTTGTTAGTGTTTTGTTCCTTTGCGCTTGAAAAAACCCGCTTACTTAAAATCCTTGCATCAAAAGTAATAGTGCAAAGCTACCGCTCAACATGGTTACGCTTATTTGGCGTGACCGCGATATGTTCCGCTGTATTAAACAATACGGCGGTGGTGGCGACTTTGCTGTCTCCGGTGCGTAACAATCCGCATCATGTGGCGTCTAAATTACTATTACCTTTATCTTATGCCGCTATTTTGGGCGGTTCGCTGACACTAATTGGCACCTCAACCAATTTGATTGTTAATAGCTTATTTATCGATACAGTTGGCTATTCGCTAGGCTTTTTTTCGTTCACGGCGATTGGGTTAATGTTAGTTGTTGGCTGTGGCTTAGTGTTGTTTGTTTGTAGTCGTTGGTTACCACATATTGAAACCGACCAACGCAGTACTGCTGAGTACTTTATTGACGCTGAAATTGTAGAGGGCTCAGAGTTAATTGGTCGCAGTGTGGAGCAAAATGGCTTACGGCATTTAGAATCGCTGTTTCTAATTGAAGTGGTTAGAAAGCGTAACTTAATCAGTCCGGTAGCACCTTCTGAGGTATTGCAGCTTGGTGATCGACTTATTTTTAGTGGTGATATCACTAAAGTGCTGCAGCTGAGCCAATTTTCTGGTTTGGCGTTGTTCTCAGAACAGAATGGTTTATTGAGTAGTAACTTATCAGAAGTGGTTGTGAGGCCTGAAAGTGTTTTAGTGGGTAAAACACTAAAGGCTGCTGGGTTTAGAGCTTTGTTCGATGCTGCCGTGGTGGCGATACGCCGAGATGGTGCCAACCTCTCGGGTAAGCTCGGTGAAGTGACACTTTGTGCCGGCGACTTTTTGGTTTTAGCTGTGGGTGAAGACTTTAAAAACCGTCGCAATATCGCTAAGAATTTTATTTTTATTAGCGGCGTTGAGCCAGAATCACGTATTAATGGTGCTAAATCCTGGTTGTCGATTGGTGGCTTTATCGCCACTGTTGCTTTATCAGCCGTTGGTCTTATTGGCTTATTAGAAGGCATGTTGCTGTTTCTTGGCGTACTGGTTTTCAGTAAATGTGTCACGGTTAATGAACTGATGCGGCGCTTTCCTACTGGTATTTGGCTGATTGTGTCATCGGCTATTTTACTGTCACATGCTTTGGTGAATAGCGGCGTAGTTGAGCAGCTAACTACTTGGTTAAATGCAGGTGTAGATAAAGACCACGTTTACTTAGGCCTAATTATTATCTATATCGCCACCTGGTTAATGACCGAACTTGTCACCAATAATGCTGCTGCGGCGTTAATGTTTCCGGTCGCTTATAGCGTCGCTCTTGGGTTTGGGGTCGACATTTTACCTTTTGTTATGACGGTTGCATTTGCAGCCAGTGGCAGTTTTATCAGCCCTTATGGCTACCAGACCAATTTAATGGTGTTTAGCGCTGGCCAGTATAAGTTGAGTCATTTTGTTCAATTAGGCTTACCAGTAAGCATCACCTATGCACTTATTGTATTGACTATGGTGCCAATATTTTTCCCGTTTTAA